The following coding sequences lie in one Globicephala melas chromosome 15, mGloMel1.2, whole genome shotgun sequence genomic window:
- the ATP5MF gene encoding ATP synthase subunit f, mitochondrial, whose amino-acid sequence MASIVPLKDKKLLEVKLGELPSWILMRDFTPKGIAGAFQRGYYRYYNKYINVKKGSIAGLSMVLAAYVLFNYCRSYKELKHERLRKYH is encoded by the exons TACCACTGAAGGACAAGAAGCTCCTGGAAGTCAAACTAGGGGAGCTGCCAAGCTGGATACTGATGCGGGATTTCACCCCTAAAGGCATTGCTGGAGCGTTTCAAAGAG GTTACTACCGGTATTACAACAAGTACATCAACGTGAAGAAAGGGAGCATCGCTGGGCTTTCTATGGTGCTTGCAGCTTACGTGCTTTTCAACTACTGCCGTTCTTACAAGGAACTCA AACACGAGCGGCTACGCAAGTACCACTGA